One segment of Arthrobacter sp. MMS18-M83 DNA contains the following:
- a CDS encoding PTS fructose transporter subunit IIABC, with protein sequence MTQLITPQLVSLDQNLGDSPADVIRFLAGKVAAAGRASEVEGLFADAFAREQKTATGVPGGIAIPHCRSVAVTEPALAMARLSEKVDFGAKDGPADIIFFIAAPEGADQEHLKLLSKLARSLIKKDFTAALRAAATEQDIVDLVDGALADKPAAHAAGPVAEPAAAAPEAAPASARAASAMAPKRIVAVTACPTGIAHTYMAADSLVAAAKEMGVDLQVETQGSGGFTALDPSVIAAADAVIFAVDVDVRGKERFAGKPVINAPVKRGIDEPAKMVQEALAAASDPHAHRVPHFGAEENAEHASEAASEHFGTKVKKVLLTGVSYMIPFVAGGGLLIALGFLLGGYEIAGAADKILGANTLGSLPTDFPAHAWGPLGAYLGAVLFKIGALSLGFLVPALAGYIAYGIADRPGIAPGFVSGAVAGYMGAGFLGGLVGGLLAGVTAHWIGTFKVPRWLRGLMPVVIIPLAASIVASGLMFLVLGGPIAAITKGLNTWLSGMTGVSAIVLGIILGLMMCFDLGGPVNKVAYSFAVAGLGAGSVANQAPWQIMAAVMAAGMVPPLAMALATVLNKKGFSLAERENGKAAWLLGASFISEGAIPFAAADPLRVIPASMVGGAVTGALSMAFGVTSQAPHGGIFVFFAMNNFLLFFGSIAVGVVVTAVVLLALKRWAVRTPVEAEPVPAVAAA encoded by the coding sequence GTGACCCAGCTCATCACCCCCCAACTGGTCTCCCTTGACCAGAACCTCGGCGATTCTCCCGCCGATGTCATCCGTTTCCTGGCTGGCAAGGTTGCCGCAGCAGGGCGCGCCTCCGAGGTTGAAGGGCTCTTCGCGGACGCCTTCGCCCGCGAGCAGAAGACTGCCACGGGCGTGCCCGGCGGCATCGCTATCCCGCACTGCCGCTCCGTGGCCGTGACCGAGCCCGCCTTGGCGATGGCCCGGCTCTCCGAGAAAGTGGACTTCGGCGCCAAGGACGGCCCTGCGGACATCATCTTCTTCATCGCAGCCCCTGAAGGAGCAGATCAGGAGCACCTGAAACTGCTCTCCAAGCTAGCCCGGTCCCTCATCAAGAAGGACTTCACGGCAGCCCTCCGTGCGGCTGCCACCGAGCAGGACATCGTGGACTTGGTTGACGGCGCACTGGCCGACAAGCCAGCTGCACACGCAGCAGGGCCCGTCGCAGAGCCTGCCGCAGCTGCTCCGGAAGCCGCCCCGGCTTCGGCCCGCGCCGCTTCCGCGATGGCGCCCAAGCGCATCGTCGCCGTCACGGCGTGCCCCACCGGCATTGCCCACACCTACATGGCGGCCGACTCCCTCGTGGCTGCTGCCAAGGAAATGGGGGTCGATCTTCAGGTAGAGACCCAAGGCTCGGGCGGATTCACTGCGCTGGACCCATCAGTCATTGCCGCCGCTGACGCCGTAATCTTCGCAGTAGACGTTGACGTCCGCGGCAAGGAGCGCTTCGCCGGCAAGCCCGTCATCAACGCCCCCGTGAAACGCGGGATTGATGAGCCGGCCAAGATGGTGCAGGAAGCCCTCGCCGCAGCGAGCGATCCGCATGCACACCGCGTTCCGCACTTCGGCGCCGAAGAAAACGCCGAACACGCATCAGAGGCCGCCAGCGAGCACTTCGGCACCAAGGTCAAGAAGGTCCTGCTGACCGGTGTCAGCTACATGATCCCGTTCGTCGCAGGTGGCGGCCTACTCATTGCGTTGGGCTTCCTCCTGGGCGGCTACGAGATCGCCGGTGCAGCCGACAAGATCCTCGGCGCGAACACCCTTGGCAGCCTGCCCACCGATTTCCCCGCGCACGCTTGGGGCCCACTGGGCGCATACCTAGGCGCCGTGCTGTTCAAGATCGGCGCATTGTCCCTTGGCTTCCTCGTCCCCGCCTTGGCGGGCTACATCGCTTACGGCATCGCGGACCGGCCCGGCATCGCTCCTGGTTTCGTCTCCGGCGCTGTTGCCGGCTACATGGGCGCAGGCTTCCTGGGCGGCCTGGTGGGCGGCCTGCTGGCTGGTGTCACGGCACACTGGATCGGCACCTTCAAGGTTCCGCGCTGGTTGCGTGGCCTCATGCCCGTGGTCATCATCCCGCTCGCGGCCTCGATCGTTGCATCCGGGCTCATGTTCCTGGTTCTCGGCGGCCCCATCGCTGCAATCACCAAGGGCCTCAACACATGGCTCTCCGGCATGACCGGCGTCTCCGCCATCGTTCTCGGCATCATCCTCGGCCTCATGATGTGCTTCGACCTTGGTGGTCCGGTCAACAAGGTGGCCTACTCCTTCGCCGTGGCCGGCCTCGGCGCCGGAAGCGTGGCCAACCAGGCTCCTTGGCAGATCATGGCCGCCGTCATGGCGGCCGGCATGGTTCCCCCGCTCGCCATGGCACTGGCAACCGTCCTCAACAAGAAGGGCTTCAGCCTGGCCGAGCGTGAAAACGGCAAGGCAGCCTGGCTGCTGGGTGCTTCGTTCATCTCCGAAGGGGCGATTCCGTTCGCCGCTGCCGACCCGCTGCGCGTCATCCCGGCCAGCATGGTGGGCGGCGCCGTGACCGGTGCACTGAGCATGGCCTTCGGGGTCACCTCGCAGGCTCCGCACGGCGGAATCTTCGTCTTCTTCGCCATGAACAACTTCCTGTTGTTCTTCGGCTCGATCGCTGTCGGCGTCGTCGTCACGGCCGTGGTCCTGCTGGCACTCAAGCGCTGGGCAGTCCGGACGCCTGTTGAGGCAGAGCCCGTTCCGGCCGTTGCCGCAGCCTGA
- the ptsP gene encoding phosphoenolpyruvate--protein phosphotransferase — translation MQTFSGVGVAPGRVLGPVRQMPKPVQEPHMNVNIPADVTVESQGQRIKDAAKAVQAELRARAATASGEGKEVLEATALMAADPMLVKSAIKLLSPEVPGGARTAERAIWEAGATVADSLKALGGYMAERVADVLDVRARLVSELRGLPAPGIPASDVPFILAAEDLAPADTATLDPAKVIALITSSGGPQSHTAILARALGLPAIVAAPGVDEIGDGTEIYIDGAAGTITLDPGEELRLAAKAWATQASTVAAFSGSSVMADGFRVPLLANVGTGADAVKAADAGAEGVGLLRTEFCFLDRDDEPTVEEQIAAYGAVFAAFPGKKVVVRTLDAGADKPLPFLTNADEPNPALGVRGYRTDLTSPGVLERQLKAIAAAEAANQAEVWVMAPMISTAEEAAHFASLCSAAGLKIPGVMVEVPSAALTAANLLREVSFASLGTNDLTQYTMAADRQLGPLAALNDPWQPAVLQLVKLTADGAAAASAGGTARPVGVCGEAAADPALAVVLVGLGVATLSMSARALAAVSAVLATVTVAHAQKLAAAALSAPSASAARQTVRAQLPILDELGL, via the coding sequence ATGCAGACCTTTTCAGGCGTAGGCGTTGCTCCCGGGCGCGTTCTGGGGCCGGTGCGGCAGATGCCGAAGCCGGTGCAGGAACCGCACATGAACGTCAACATTCCTGCGGACGTTACCGTCGAATCGCAAGGCCAGCGCATCAAGGATGCCGCCAAGGCCGTGCAGGCGGAACTCCGTGCCCGAGCCGCCACCGCGTCCGGCGAAGGCAAAGAGGTCTTGGAAGCAACCGCCTTGATGGCCGCCGATCCGATGCTGGTGAAATCGGCCATCAAGCTCCTCTCCCCCGAGGTCCCGGGCGGCGCACGCACCGCTGAGCGGGCCATCTGGGAGGCAGGTGCCACGGTTGCGGATTCGTTGAAGGCCCTCGGCGGCTACATGGCAGAGCGCGTGGCGGACGTCCTGGACGTCCGCGCCCGTCTCGTCTCGGAACTGCGCGGGCTGCCTGCGCCGGGCATCCCGGCGTCGGATGTTCCGTTCATCCTGGCCGCCGAGGACCTTGCCCCGGCAGACACCGCGACCTTGGACCCCGCCAAGGTGATCGCCCTGATCACCTCAAGCGGCGGCCCGCAATCCCACACAGCCATCCTGGCCCGCGCCTTGGGCCTGCCCGCGATCGTCGCGGCACCGGGGGTCGACGAGATCGGGGACGGCACCGAGATCTACATCGATGGCGCTGCCGGCACCATCACGCTGGATCCGGGTGAAGAACTCCGCCTTGCGGCCAAGGCCTGGGCCACCCAGGCGTCCACGGTTGCGGCCTTCAGCGGCAGCAGCGTGATGGCCGACGGGTTCCGGGTTCCGCTGCTCGCCAACGTCGGTACCGGTGCCGATGCGGTCAAAGCCGCCGACGCCGGTGCCGAGGGTGTCGGTTTGCTGCGAACCGAATTCTGTTTCCTGGATCGCGACGACGAGCCCACCGTGGAGGAGCAGATCGCCGCCTACGGTGCCGTGTTTGCTGCGTTCCCGGGCAAGAAAGTTGTGGTCCGAACGCTCGACGCCGGCGCTGACAAGCCGCTGCCGTTCCTCACCAACGCGGATGAGCCCAACCCCGCCCTGGGCGTCCGCGGGTACCGCACCGACCTGACCTCCCCCGGCGTCCTCGAGCGCCAACTCAAGGCGATCGCCGCCGCGGAGGCCGCCAACCAGGCCGAAGTGTGGGTCATGGCACCCATGATCTCCACGGCCGAGGAAGCCGCGCACTTCGCATCCCTGTGCTCCGCCGCCGGCCTGAAAATCCCCGGCGTCATGGTGGAGGTCCCGTCGGCTGCCCTGACCGCCGCCAACCTGCTGCGCGAAGTCAGCTTCGCATCGCTCGGAACCAACGACCTCACCCAATACACCATGGCCGCGGACCGCCAACTCGGCCCGCTCGCCGCGCTCAATGATCCGTGGCAGCCTGCCGTGCTCCAGCTCGTGAAGTTGACTGCCGACGGCGCTGCTGCCGCCAGCGCGGGTGGTACTGCTCGGCCCGTGGGAGTCTGCGGCGAGGCAGCAGCGGACCCGGCCCTCGCCGTCGTACTCGTTGGACTGGGCGTCGCGACGCTCTCCATGAGTGCGCGCGCACTGGCGGCCGTCTCCGCCGTGCTGGCCACCGTTACCGTTGCGCATGCCCAAAAGCTCGCGGCGGCGGCGCTGTCCGCCCCGAGTGCATCCGCCGCGCGCCAAACCGTTCGCGCCCAGCTGCCTATCCTGGACGAACTGGGTCTCTAG